GTCCGCTCGAGGACGGTTCGCGCGTCTTCGAACGCGTGATCGTCGGCGACTTCGATCCGGTAGTCCGACGGAAACCCGAATCCGGCAGGGCCGTTCGTGACGGCGTCCGACTCCGCCTCGTGGCTGTAGCGTTCCGATACCGCCGTTCCGTCGGGCGTCGTCGGTCCGTCGAACGGATCGGCCGGGTGGAGTTCGATCCGTTCGAATCGGCGAACGTCGCCCAGATCGACCTGTACCCACTCCGCGACGTCCGCATCGGCGGGGTGCCAGTGGCTCCGGTAGCCGTTCGAATCGCCGCCGTCGGGACGGTAGCCGATCCACTCGCCCTCCCACTCGGACTCGCCCGCGAGCGTCGTCGAGAACCGGGCCGGTTCGGCCCACTCCGAGGGCTCGTCGGTTTCGTCCCAAACGCGGACGGTCCAGTAGTAGTCGGTCGCCGACTCGAGCGGGACGCCGTCGTAGGGGACGCACGTCGAATCCGGAACGGCCACCTTCCCGGAATCCCAGCAGTCGCCGCGTCCGTCCTCGAGCGCCGCCTCGGATCGGGCGACGAGGATCCGATAGGCGGTCTGGCGCGCGCCGCGATCGGGAGACGCGACTCGCCACGAGAAATCGGGCGTCTCCGGTGCGACGGTACTGGGTGCGGGCTCGTAATCGACCCGGAGGGTGACGGGTCTGGTGGGATGGCGGTCCCTCACGTATGTTGTCACATACCGGGATTGGAGCAACCGACGCTTATAGATTCGGGTGCGGCGGGTCGTGGCTCGAGACGCGAGTGCGACCCGAACCGCGAAAATCGAAGGAGAACTCTAACGTGGCCGAAATCGATGCCGTTACTCGCCGACGACGTGGTTCTCGAGCGTGCCGATGCCCTCGACCTCGGCTTCGACCGTGTCGCCCGGTGAGAGCAGTTCCGGCGGATCGCGGAAGATGCCGACGCCGCCCGGCGTGCCGGTCGAAATGACGGTGCCCGGCTGCAGGGTCATTCTGTGACTGAGGTACTCGATGGCGTCGCCGACGTCAAAGATGAACTCCGCGGTCGAGGACTCCTGTTTCACCTCGCCGTTGACCCGAAGTTCGACGTCGGCGTCGTTGGCGTCGATCGCTTCGGGTGCGGTCAGGGCCGGCCCCATCGGTGCGAACGTGTCGTAGCTCTTACCCCGGAAGAACTGGCCGTCCTCGAACTGGGCGTCGCGCGCGCTGACGTCGTTGACGACCGTGTAGCCCGCGACGTACTCCTCGGCCTCGTCGGCCGAGACGTCGCAGGCGGTCCGACCGATGACGACGCCGAGTTCGACCTCGTAGTCGACCTGCTCGACGTCCTCGGGATGGACGATCGGCGCGTCGGGATCGGTGACGCTCGAGGGCGATTTCGCGAAGAGCATCGGCTTGTCCGGGATCTCCTCGTCCTGCTCTTCGGCGTGATCGAAGTAGTTCAGCCCGATACAGATGATCTGCTCGACCGACGGGATCGGGGCCAGCCGGTCCTCGGGCTCGTCGATTTCCGGGAGTTCCCCCGTCTCGACGGCGCGGCGGACGCGGCGACGGTAGCCCGGCGTCGCGAGGTCCTCGATCGTCGGTTCTCCGAAACGGTCCAGCGCGTACGACTGGTCGTCGACGGTAACGCCCCAGCGGACGCCACCGCTGGTCGCGAATCGAACGAATTGCATCACCTCAGAATTCCTGTCCTGGATCTTGAATCTTTCTCTCGGGTCGCGGGGACGGACCGCACCCGCCCGATCACTCGGACTCGTCCGGTGCGACGAGCGAGATCGGGTGGCGCGGCCGACGGGCGAGGAGCCCGTCCAGTTGCTCGAGACACGACGTCCCGCTCGCGACGACCGTTCGATCGGCGGCGTCTGGCGACTCGAACTGCTCTCTGAGTCGGTCGCCGACGTCCATACTCAGTTCGTAGTACTCGCTCTTGTAGCCGAAGCTCCCCGCCATGCCACAGCACTCGACGTCGGAGGTGAGGACGTCGTACCCCAATCGGTCGAGGACGTCCGTCGTGTAGGCCTCGAGTTCGAGCGTTCGTTGCTGGCAGTGGGAGTGGTACGCGATGTCGGCTCCGACGCCGCCCGCGTCGACGCCACGCAACGGGGCCGGATCGGCCCCGTTCTCGAGGAGGCCGTAAACGTACTCGAAGACCTCGTAGCTGCGCTCGGCGAGGGCCTCGTAGCGGTCCGCGTCGAGGAGTCGCTCGTACTCGCCGCGGAACATGGCGAGGTCGCTGGGTTCGATCACGACGACGTCGTAGCCCGCCTCGAGGTGGGACTCGAGGTCGGCGGCGACGTCGCGAGCGTGGTCTTCAGCGGTGGCGATCATCCCTTGGGAGAGCGGCGCGCGACCGGATGAGGCGACGTCGGGGACTTCGACCGCGACGCCCAGCGCCTCGAGCGTTCGGACGGCCGCCTTCCCGCGGTCGGTCCGGATGTAGTTCGTGTAGAGGTCGGGGTAGACGACGGCGTGGTAGTCGGCGTCGACAGGCCGGGGCTCGTCCCGGTTCCGGAACCACTCGACGAACGTCTCGCGCTCGAATTCGGGCAGGTCACGGCGGCGGTCGACGCCGATGACCCGTTCCATGAGCGCTCGCGAGGGCAGCGTGTCCGCGACCCAGTTCGATACGGGTGCGGTCGCGGATCCGAGTTTCGCGAGCGTCGAGAAGTTACCGAAGAAGCGCTTTTGCAGGTCGAGGCCTGCGGGCTCCTCGTCCGGAGTGAGTCCCTCGACCAGGAAGTCGAGCTCTCCGCCTTCGGCCCCGCGATTGCGCCGATCCCGGACGACCGTGTTGATCCACGGGATGTCGATCTTCACCGGACACTGGTTGACACACCGCGAGCAGCCGGTACAGAGGTCGTTGAACTCGTCGGCCGACTCCTGACCGTGGACGCCGGCCTCCCAGCCGGTCGCGATCCCGCCCGAATAGGTCTCGCCGCCGAAGACGTGGCCGCCGACGGACTGGAAGTTCGCACACGAGTTCGCACAGGCGGAACACCGGATACAGTAGAGGGTCTCCCGGAGCTGGTCGTCGTCGCGCATATCCATCCGGCCGTTGTCCAGCAAGACGAGATGGAAGTCCCGCTCGGCCGGATCGTCGGCGATCGGCTCGTCGTCATCGAAATCGACCGGCGGCGTCGAGACCGGCGGCGAGAAGAGAGAGACGTAGGAGGTGATGTCCTGTCCCGTCCCCGAGCGCGCGATCAGTTCGACGAACGGCTGGAGGTCCTCGAACGTCGGGATTACCTTCTCGACGCCCGCCACCGCGACGTGCGTGTCGGGCACGGCGACGGTCTTGCGGGCGTTGCCCTCGCTGGTTACCAGCGCCATCGTCCCCGTGTCCGCCGTCACGAAGTTCGCGCCGGTCACGCCGATGTCCGCGTCCTCGATCCGCTCGCCGAGGTACTCCCGCGCGAACGCGGTCAGCTCCTCGGCCGTCTCGAGTTCCTCCTCGGGTTCGAAGTACTCGTTGAACAGGGCGGCGATCTCCTCGCGCGACTGGTGGATCGCCGGCGCGACGAGGTGACTGGGCGCTTCGTCGGCCACCTGCAGAACGAACTCGCCCAGATCGGTCTCCCAGACCTCGCAGTCCTCGGCCTCTAGGTGCTCGTTGAGGTCGATCTCCTCGGTCGTCATCGATTTCGACTTGACGACGGTCTCGGCCGCCCGCTCGCGGGCGAGTTCGCGGACGTACCGGTTCGCGTCGGCGGCATCGTCGGCAACGTAGACAGTCCCGCCGTTCGCCTCGACCGCCTCGCGCACCTGCTCGATCAGCTCGGGAAGGCGTTCGATCGCGTCTTCCTTGATAGCCCGCGCTCGGTCCTTGTACGCGTCGTAGTCCTCGAGTCGGGCGACGGACTCGTATCGCCCCTCGTTGAATCCGCGGGCGTTGCGCTCGACGCTGTCGCCCTCCGTTTCCATGACGTGCCGGATCCGATCGGCTTTCCGGGATCGCTCGCTCGCCATTATTCCTCCACGATGACCGCGTGCGTCTCTCGCGGGCCGTGCACGCCGTAGACGAGTTCGCCCATGTCGGCGGTCGCGCTCGGACCG
This sequence is a window from Natrinema amylolyticum. Protein-coding genes within it:
- a CDS encoding fumarylacetoacetate hydrolase family protein — translated: MQFVRFATSGGVRWGVTVDDQSYALDRFGEPTIEDLATPGYRRRVRRAVETGELPEIDEPEDRLAPIPSVEQIICIGLNYFDHAEEQDEEIPDKPMLFAKSPSSVTDPDAPIVHPEDVEQVDYEVELGVVIGRTACDVSADEAEEYVAGYTVVNDVSARDAQFEDGQFFRGKSYDTFAPMGPALTAPEAIDANDADVELRVNGEVKQESSTAEFIFDVGDAIEYLSHRMTLQPGTVISTGTPGGVGIFRDPPELLSPGDTVEAEVEGIGTLENHVVGE
- a CDS encoding LUD domain-containing protein: MASERSRKADRIRHVMETEGDSVERNARGFNEGRYESVARLEDYDAYKDRARAIKEDAIERLPELIEQVREAVEANGGTVYVADDAADANRYVRELARERAAETVVKSKSMTTEEIDLNEHLEAEDCEVWETDLGEFVLQVADEAPSHLVAPAIHQSREEIAALFNEYFEPEEELETAEELTAFAREYLGERIEDADIGVTGANFVTADTGTMALVTSEGNARKTVAVPDTHVAVAGVEKVIPTFEDLQPFVELIARSGTGQDITSYVSLFSPPVSTPPVDFDDDEPIADDPAERDFHLVLLDNGRMDMRDDDQLRETLYCIRCSACANSCANFQSVGGHVFGGETYSGGIATGWEAGVHGQESADEFNDLCTGCSRCVNQCPVKIDIPWINTVVRDRRNRGAEGGELDFLVEGLTPDEEPAGLDLQKRFFGNFSTLAKLGSATAPVSNWVADTLPSRALMERVIGVDRRRDLPEFERETFVEWFRNRDEPRPVDADYHAVVYPDLYTNYIRTDRGKAAVRTLEALGVAVEVPDVASSGRAPLSQGMIATAEDHARDVAADLESHLEAGYDVVVIEPSDLAMFRGEYERLLDADRYEALAERSYEVFEYVYGLLENGADPAPLRGVDAGGVGADIAYHSHCQQRTLELEAYTTDVLDRLGYDVLTSDVECCGMAGSFGYKSEYYELSMDVGDRLREQFESPDAADRTVVASGTSCLEQLDGLLARRPRHPISLVAPDESE